Genomic DNA from uncultured Fretibacterium sp.:
ACACCTGGCGGGCGCCGTTTGCAAAAACATTGTTAGTCTTAAGTCGCTAAACCGCAAGCTATCACCTGCGAGATGTAAGAACAATTATGCCATACAAACGGCCCAAAATCGAGGCAGCAACGACGGACAGGATGTGGGACATCACCCCCTTCTCCGGTCCTCTCCCTGTCGTCGAACTTTGGAACAGGCTCCATCTTTCTAAGTCCATCGATACTTCCGGATTGGAGGGACGATTTTTTTGATTCCTCCGCTGCTCGCATCCGTTTACCGTCCAGCTGCCCTTCCTGCAAATTGGGGAGGACCGTTTCCCCTTCCACAAACGGTGTGTTGCGTGTATAATAGACTTCGCGTTTTTGCGGAGACGTGGCCGAGTGGTCGAAGGCGGGCGCTTGGAGAGCGTCTGAGCAGCAATGCTCCTAGAGTTCGAATCTCTACGTCTCCGCCATTTTTATTATCCAAGAAATTCCGACCGATGCAACAATAACCTTCCGCCTACAGTTGCTCGTTCAGCTCCGGGAACATGGATTTGATGTGCGTTTCCATCTTCTCGTAGGCCCTTATCGCCTCGGGGATGTTCTCCCGAAGCAGGGCCTCGTCCATCTCGATCCCATAGCCGTGAGTGAGGCGGTGACGAAAACGCCTCATGCTGTTCAGCGTGGGTTCGATATTTGGCGGAAGCAAACCCTTCTCCTTTCCTGTATCGATAAGACGCTTGTGCCAGGAGTCATCCTTGGCGATCTTCTCCTTGTACACGCCCTCGATGAAAAGCCGCATGATGTTCTCGACGCTCATGTAAAGATCGCCAAGAAGCATTCCCGCTCCCGCGCAGACCGTCAGGCTCCAGGGAGCGGGGATGTCTTGAAGCGTCGCTTGGAGTTCGGAGGCGGTTCGGCGGCTTTTCTCAAACACGATGCAGAGCGATTTTTTGTGGCTCTCGGTCAGCATAGATCTCCGCTCCTTCGTCAAGGATGATCGGAACGAGGAAACCGTTTTCCTCCACCCGGATGACGTCAACTGGCTTTCCACCAAGCTCGTCGGCCCACAGAAGACGATCCCAGAAGGCATGATAGTCCTTCGGGGACAACCCTTCCACAGCAAGATCGATGTCCTTGGCTTTCCCTTCCGGTTCTGTCAGGCAGGAGCCGAAGAGCAGGATGCGAGCAGCGCCGTACTCCTCGGCAACGGAACGGATGAAGGCCAGGCTTTTATCGTCCAGCATCGTGCTCTCCTCCCGATGTCATTCTGATGTCATTCTCCGGTTAATGCTATAATACCCCGAAATAAGGCGCGGGG
This window encodes:
- a CDS encoding nucleotidyltransferase domain-containing protein, encoding MLDDKSLAFIRSVAEEYGAARILLFGSCLTEPEGKAKDIDLAVEGLSPKDYHAFWDRLLWADELGGKPVDVIRVEENGFLVPIILDEGAEIYADREPQKIALHRV